One window from the genome of Rufibacter tibetensis encodes:
- the ricT gene encoding PSP1 domain-containing protein has translation MGCSSCSSGGCGTKTTSADGTEVVAGCKSNGGCSTGGCNRLNVFDWLSDMEIPVSFKEFDIVEVRFKGGRKEFFRNINRIPLITGDAVVVDVPNGHHIGHVSLKGELVRLQMNKKKVQNNEEIRSIYRVATEKDMEKFNLAREQEPATMYRARAIVQELKLKMKLSDVEYQADKTKATFFYSADDRVDFRELIKKLAEEFKVRIEMRQISLRHEAGRLGGIGSCGRELCCSTWLTDFRSVSTTAARYQNLSLNPSKLSGQCGRLKCCLNYELETYMDALKDIPNVNRPLQTKAGDAFLQKTDIFRRIMWFGYRGDSNWFPVTVERVHEVLKMNAAGEMPENLAEEVKKQLPEVVDFVEALEGNLDRLDEQYKAKKKRSKKKKGSGNVATATEVLAQAAPTPEVRRDQPTGKSSGEQRRPKPERGGNKPEGSENRPPKPEREAQAKGQPPQGKPRPEREPRPEREPRPERDQNQNQNRGPRDNNRPPRQDRSQNQRPPQNKPQPISAQAPASSAVAAPERAERGPRPEGEQRSRRNRNRNNRNRKPGGAEGAAPVPQTEG, from the coding sequence GTGGGATGTAGTTCATGTTCTAGTGGCGGCTGCGGCACCAAAACCACCTCTGCCGATGGCACTGAGGTAGTGGCGGGTTGCAAAAGCAACGGCGGTTGCAGCACGGGAGGCTGTAACCGATTAAATGTATTTGATTGGCTCTCAGACATGGAAATTCCCGTGTCTTTTAAAGAGTTTGATATAGTAGAGGTACGCTTCAAAGGCGGTCGCAAAGAGTTTTTCCGGAACATTAATCGTATTCCGCTCATCACCGGCGATGCCGTGGTAGTAGATGTGCCTAATGGGCACCACATTGGACACGTGTCATTGAAAGGCGAGTTAGTGCGCCTGCAGATGAACAAAAAGAAGGTCCAGAACAATGAGGAGATCCGGAGCATCTACCGCGTGGCCACTGAGAAAGACATGGAAAAGTTCAACCTCGCCCGCGAGCAGGAACCGGCTACCATGTACCGGGCCCGTGCCATTGTGCAGGAGCTGAAACTCAAGATGAAACTCTCAGACGTAGAGTATCAGGCCGATAAAACCAAAGCCACCTTCTTCTATTCTGCCGATGACCGGGTAGATTTCAGGGAACTGATCAAAAAACTGGCCGAGGAGTTCAAGGTAAGAATTGAGATGCGCCAGATCAGCCTTCGGCATGAAGCCGGGCGATTGGGCGGTATTGGGTCTTGCGGACGGGAACTGTGCTGCTCTACCTGGCTCACTGATTTCAGAAGCGTTTCTACTACTGCGGCGCGTTACCAGAACTTGTCTTTAAACCCCAGTAAGCTTTCTGGCCAGTGCGGGCGCCTTAAGTGCTGCCTCAACTATGAGCTGGAAACCTACATGGATGCGCTGAAGGACATTCCTAACGTGAACCGTCCGCTGCAAACCAAAGCCGGGGATGCCTTCCTGCAGAAGACAGACATCTTCCGCCGCATCATGTGGTTCGGGTACCGTGGAGACAGCAACTGGTTTCCGGTAACGGTAGAGCGTGTGCACGAAGTGCTTAAAATGAACGCCGCCGGTGAAATGCCAGAAAACCTGGCTGAGGAGGTGAAAAAGCAACTACCAGAAGTGGTAGACTTTGTAGAAGCCCTGGAAGGAAACCTGGACCGCTTAGACGAGCAATACAAAGCAAAGAAAAAGCGCAGCAAGAAAAAGAAAGGCAGTGGCAACGTGGCCACGGCTACGGAGGTATTGGCACAGGCTGCTCCTACCCCAGAGGTTCGCAGAGACCAGCCTACCGGCAAATCTTCCGGCGAGCAGCGCAGGCCTAAGCCAGAGCGCGGGGGCAACAAACCAGAAGGAAGCGAGAACCGTCCGCCCAAACCAGAACGTGAGGCACAAGCAAAGGGTCAGCCGCCGCAAGGCAAGCCCCGTCCAGAACGCGAACCGCGCCCAGAACGGGAGCCTCGTCCGGAGCGTGACCAGAATCAAAACCAGAACCGTGGGCCTAGAGACAACAATCGCCCTCCGCGCCAAGACCGTTCTCAGAACCAGCGTCCGCCGCAAAACAAGCCACAGCCTATAAGCGCGCAGGCACCGGCCTCAAGTGCCGTGGCAGCACCGGAAAGGGCAGAACGTGGGCCACGTCCGGAGGGAGAGCAACGCAGCCGCCGAAACCGCAACCGGAATAACCGTAACCGCAAACCAGGTGGGGCAGAAGGCGCCGCTCCAGTCCCTCAAACCGAAGGATGA
- a CDS encoding GNAT family N-acetyltransferase: protein MTFAFAESASVGQLCTLFNNAFSDYVQPMVLTEPIMEMKLLRDGLTPEVAPLAMQDYTPVGFIFNSLGTWQGKRTAYNAGTGVVPEARGKALTQQMYQFCVPLLRKLGVEQCLLEVIQENTRALKVYQSLGFEIIRSLRCFRGSKEDLAWHSHAPEEVSFQKVSSPDWPLYQTFWDMEPSWQHHTAAVDRSINYVRIVEANVKDQCVGYGVVYPMTGSIAQLAIAPEWRNKGIGQALLQELVSLTSSPMVSVINVDGRGESTLQFLQNRKIQEILGQYEMLWQIQ from the coding sequence ATGACCTTTGCTTTTGCAGAATCTGCCTCTGTAGGCCAGCTTTGCACGCTCTTCAATAATGCTTTTTCAGATTACGTACAGCCCATGGTGCTTACCGAGCCCATCATGGAAATGAAACTGCTTCGGGACGGACTTACTCCAGAGGTAGCTCCGCTGGCCATGCAAGACTACACCCCGGTAGGGTTTATCTTTAACAGCTTAGGCACCTGGCAAGGGAAAAGGACCGCGTATAATGCAGGCACGGGAGTAGTGCCAGAGGCGAGAGGGAAGGCTTTGACCCAGCAAATGTACCAGTTCTGCGTGCCTCTTTTGAGAAAGCTGGGGGTGGAGCAATGCTTGCTGGAGGTAATTCAGGAAAATACCCGGGCCCTTAAGGTTTACCAGAGTTTAGGGTTTGAGATCATCCGCAGCCTTAGGTGTTTCAGAGGATCCAAAGAAGATCTGGCTTGGCATAGTCATGCACCGGAGGAAGTGTCTTTTCAAAAAGTTTCCTCTCCTGATTGGCCTCTTTACCAAACTTTCTGGGACATGGAGCCAAGTTGGCAACACCATACCGCCGCCGTAGACCGCAGCATCAACTACGTGCGGATTGTAGAAGCAAACGTGAAAGACCAATGTGTGGGGTATGGAGTGGTGTACCCCATGACGGGTTCCATTGCGCAGTTAGCCATAGCACCAGAATGGCGCAACAAAGGCATTGGGCAAGCGCTTTTGCAGGAGTTGGTTTCACTAACCTCATCGCCAATGGTTAGTGTTATCAACGTAGATGGCCGGGGAGAAAGCACGTTACAATTTCTACAGAACCGAAAAATTCAGGAGATTCTAGGGCAATATGAAATGCTGTGGCAGATTCAATAG
- a CDS encoding YhcH/YjgK/YiaL family protein, which translates to MILDKLSNSARYTGMHPLFEQAFTFLKEADVANLPLGKHELVGMELFAIISEGPGFSKANAKLEAHRKYIDIQYVITGLDHIGWKDLNACSEASEPYTEEKDIMFFPDKPNSWFDVPASFYTIFFPEDTHAPLATDEVVRKVVLKIAVQ; encoded by the coding sequence ATGATTTTAGATAAACTCTCCAACTCCGCACGCTATACAGGTATGCACCCTTTATTTGAGCAGGCTTTTACGTTTTTAAAGGAAGCTGATGTAGCCAACCTGCCGTTGGGGAAGCATGAACTTGTGGGGATGGAGCTCTTCGCCATCATCTCTGAAGGTCCCGGGTTTTCAAAAGCAAACGCAAAATTGGAAGCCCACCGAAAGTACATTGACATTCAATATGTGATAACTGGCCTTGATCACATAGGCTGGAAAGACCTGAACGCATGCAGTGAGGCCAGTGAACCGTATACCGAGGAGAAAGACATCATGTTTTTTCCGGACAAACCTAACAGTTGGTTTGACGTTCCGGCCAGTTTCTATACCATTTTCTTCCCGGAAGATACCCATGCGCCGTTAGCCACTGATGAGGTAGTGCGAAAGGTAGTCTTGAAGATTGCGGTGCAGTAA
- a CDS encoding zinc-dependent alcohol dehydrogenase: MLAMNYRGPLRVRASQKPMPQIEHPQDAIVRVTRSCICGSDLHLYNGSVPDTRVGMTFGHEFTGIVEEVGSEVTKIKVGDHVLVPFNIACGECVFCKQEMYGNCHESNPQATAVGGIFGYSHTAGGYNGGQAEYARVPYANVGPTVIPEGMDPDDAVLLTDVVPTGYQAAEMGGIQKGDTVVVFGAGPVGIMAAKCSWLFGAGRVIIIDQVDYRLEFARNYAQCEAYNFNEIGDPVVFMKKTTDWMGADVCIDAVGAEAAGNAMQTITGRKLLLQAGSATALHWAINSVKKGGIVSIVGVYGPTDNLVPIGNVLNKGITIRANQASVKRLLPRLIEHVQNGVLNPKALITHRIPLEEVSDAYRIFSAKLDNCIKPVLISPSAGM, translated from the coding sequence ATGCTAGCAATGAATTACCGAGGACCATTACGGGTCCGGGCCAGCCAGAAACCAATGCCACAGATTGAGCACCCCCAGGATGCTATTGTAAGGGTAACCCGTTCCTGTATCTGTGGATCTGATCTACACTTATACAACGGTTCTGTGCCAGACACCCGTGTGGGCATGACCTTTGGGCATGAGTTCACCGGTATAGTAGAAGAAGTTGGTTCTGAAGTAACTAAAATAAAAGTGGGAGACCACGTGCTGGTTCCGTTCAACATAGCCTGTGGCGAGTGCGTGTTCTGTAAGCAGGAAATGTACGGCAACTGCCATGAATCCAACCCCCAGGCCACAGCCGTAGGCGGTATCTTCGGGTACTCCCACACCGCTGGTGGCTATAATGGTGGCCAGGCCGAATATGCCCGGGTGCCTTACGCCAACGTAGGTCCAACCGTCATCCCAGAAGGCATGGACCCAGATGATGCCGTTCTGTTGACCGACGTGGTACCTACCGGCTACCAGGCCGCTGAAATGGGCGGTATTCAGAAAGGTGACACGGTAGTAGTATTTGGAGCCGGGCCAGTAGGTATTATGGCTGCTAAATGCTCGTGGCTGTTTGGTGCAGGCCGGGTGATCATCATTGACCAGGTGGACTATCGCCTTGAGTTTGCCCGTAACTATGCTCAGTGCGAGGCCTACAATTTCAATGAAATAGGAGACCCTGTGGTATTCATGAAGAAAACGACCGACTGGATGGGTGCTGATGTATGTATTGATGCCGTAGGTGCCGAGGCCGCCGGTAACGCCATGCAAACCATAACAGGTAGAAAATTGCTGTTACAGGCAGGTTCTGCCACCGCGCTTCACTGGGCCATCAACTCAGTTAAGAAAGGTGGAATTGTTTCTATTGTGGGGGTTTACGGTCCTACTGACAACCTGGTACCTATCGGGAACGTGCTAAACAAAGGCATCACCATCAGGGCAAACCAAGCTTCCGTAAAACGCCTGCTGCCTAGATTGATTGAGCACGTGCAAAATGGAGTCCTGAATCCTAAAGCGCTTATCACGCACCGCATCCCGTTGGAAGAAGTTTCTGATGCCTACCGCATCTTCTCAGCCAAGTTGGACAACTGCATCAAACCTGTTCTTATTTCACCATCAGCCGGAATGTAA
- a CDS encoding GNAT family N-acetyltransferase, with product MSITIRAIEERDNQPLADLIRKVFREFKIDRPGTVYTDPTTDQLYQLFQTPGSAYLVAEENGEIIGGCGVYPTDGLPEGYAELVKFYLEAETRGKGIGLQLLDKSLLLAQELGYTHLYLESFPELAKAVSMYTKAGFKPLPHALGNSGHFACNIWMVKDLTEQGA from the coding sequence ATGAGTATCACTATCAGAGCCATTGAGGAAAGAGACAACCAGCCGCTGGCGGACCTCATAAGAAAGGTTTTCAGGGAATTCAAGATTGACCGGCCAGGTACTGTTTACACAGACCCCACCACAGATCAGCTTTACCAGCTTTTCCAGACGCCGGGAAGTGCTTACCTGGTGGCCGAAGAAAATGGGGAAATCATTGGCGGATGTGGCGTGTACCCTACCGATGGCCTTCCTGAAGGCTATGCTGAATTAGTGAAATTTTACCTGGAAGCAGAAACCAGGGGCAAAGGCATAGGGCTGCAACTATTAGACAAAAGCCTGCTATTAGCCCAGGAGCTTGGATACACGCACCTGTACCTTGAATCGTTCCCTGAACTAGCCAAAGCAGTAAGCATGTACACCAAAGCCGGCTTCAAACCTTTGCCACATGCTTTGGGTAACTCAGGCCATTTTGCCTGTAACATCTGGATGGTGAAAGATTTGACAGAGCAGGGTGCTTGA
- a CDS encoding LytR/AlgR family response regulator transcription factor, with protein MNILLIEDEYLASEKLEAQLLRYDPSIQVVGTIDSIRNAVKWFETNPAPDLAFLDIHLSDGNSFEIFQKVDVKCPIIFTTAYDEYAVKAFKVNSIDYLLKPISNEDLGAAMDKFKALRQTQPAAPALDMQQIMALISRSSTATETPHYKNRFLVKTGQKIRSVSTEEIAYFYAEDKIVFLITTTGQRFITDYTLDTLQEILDPEQFSRLNRQFIAHIHSIDEIHPYLKGRLKVYVKPTTDKEIIISNERAAAFKEWLGK; from the coding sequence ATGAACATTCTACTGATTGAAGACGAGTACCTTGCTTCTGAAAAGTTAGAGGCCCAATTGCTGCGCTATGATCCCAGCATACAGGTTGTAGGCACCATTGACTCCATCCGGAACGCTGTGAAATGGTTTGAGACCAATCCTGCGCCTGACTTGGCGTTTCTGGACATCCATTTGTCAGACGGAAACAGCTTTGAGATTTTTCAGAAGGTAGACGTAAAATGCCCCATTATCTTCACCACGGCTTATGATGAGTATGCGGTTAAGGCATTCAAGGTTAACAGCATTGATTATCTGCTTAAGCCCATCAGCAACGAAGACCTTGGGGCAGCCATGGACAAGTTCAAGGCCCTTCGGCAGACCCAGCCTGCCGCCCCGGCACTGGACATGCAGCAGATCATGGCGCTCATTAGCCGGAGCTCTACCGCCACTGAAACGCCTCATTACAAAAACCGCTTCCTCGTGAAAACCGGTCAAAAGATCAGGTCTGTTTCTACCGAAGAAATTGCTTACTTCTACGCCGAAGACAAAATCGTTTTCCTGATTACCACCACTGGCCAAAGGTTTATCACAGACTACACGCTGGATACCTTACAGGAAATTCTGGACCCTGAGCAGTTCAGCCGTTTGAACAGACAGTTCATTGCCCACATCCATTCCATTGATGAGATTCACCCGTACCTGAAGGGCCGCCTGAAGGTGTATGTGAAACCTACCACTGACAAAGAAATCATCATCAGCAATGAGCGCGCCGCTGCTTTCAAGGAGTGGTTGGGGAAGTAA
- a CDS encoding sensor histidine kinase, with protein MLLSTEFLDRLFVQSPFMKKKFQFQHKNLLRYLANTGIALLIFWTFFFIHRTGVSDFEAADIFRLLYNALMVNVVLEGTRRIAKRLSRKYDWREFGLRRFIYEWIAVQIYILLVMVLFEITPRLFLGQLAYDFQNPSAMRDLKEVFVFGSIILLFVHFIRSGIYFYNQWHRYLMQSEKLKKETIRVQFESLKQQVNPHFLFNSLNALSSLIYKDQDLAGKFVEQLSKVYRYVLENKDKELVTLHTELDFIESYLFLLKIRFRENLRVNMDIPEHLLKYQVAPLTMQLLMENAIKHNIVSRDEPLFIDVFIEGDYIIIKNNLQLRETREESTGVGLKNIINRYKFITDKKVDVEVTAHDFIAKLPLLNNAA; from the coding sequence ATGCTGCTCTCCACCGAGTTTTTGGACAGGCTGTTTGTGCAGTCGCCTTTTATGAAGAAAAAATTTCAATTCCAGCATAAGAACCTGCTTCGCTACCTGGCGAACACAGGTATTGCGCTGCTTATTTTCTGGACATTCTTTTTCATCCATCGGACTGGGGTAAGCGATTTTGAGGCTGCTGATATCTTCCGGCTGCTTTACAACGCCTTGATGGTAAATGTGGTGCTGGAAGGAACACGCCGCATTGCCAAACGCCTGAGCCGGAAATATGACTGGCGTGAGTTTGGGTTGCGCCGCTTCATCTATGAATGGATTGCCGTGCAGATCTACATTCTGCTGGTGATGGTTCTGTTTGAGATCACCCCTCGCTTGTTTCTGGGACAGTTAGCTTATGACTTCCAGAACCCCAGTGCCATGCGAGACCTGAAGGAAGTGTTCGTGTTTGGCAGTATCATCTTGTTATTTGTACACTTCATCAGGTCTGGTATCTATTTCTACAACCAATGGCACCGATACCTCATGCAGTCTGAGAAACTGAAAAAGGAGACCATCAGAGTCCAGTTTGAATCATTGAAGCAGCAGGTGAATCCGCACTTTTTGTTTAACAGCCTTAACGCCCTTTCCTCGCTTATTTACAAAGACCAGGACCTGGCCGGAAAGTTTGTGGAACAGCTTTCAAAAGTGTACCGCTACGTGCTGGAAAACAAAGACAAGGAACTAGTTACCCTTCACACCGAATTGGATTTCATTGAGTCTTATCTATTCCTGCTCAAGATCAGGTTCCGCGAAAATCTACGGGTGAATATGGACATTCCAGAGCATCTGCTTAAATACCAGGTGGCACCTCTCACCATGCAGCTCCTGATGGAAAACGCCATCAAACATAACATTGTCAGCCGCGACGAGCCCCTTTTCATTGATGTGTTCATAGAAGGCGACTACATCATCATCAAGAATAACCTGCAGCTCCGCGAAACCCGTGAAGAGTCTACCGGAGTAGGGCTCAAGAACATCATCAACCGCTACAAGTTCATTACCGATAAGAAAGTGGATGTGGAAGTAACAGCCCATGATTTCATTGCTAAATTACCACTGCTAAACAACGCCGCCTGA
- the sugE gene encoding quaternary ammonium compound efflux SMR transporter SugE, whose translation MNSAWIYLIVAGLCEIGWAIGLKYTEGFTKLWPTMITVIVMILSFVLLAQAMRTLPVGTAYASWTGIGAVGTAILGIVLFNEPKDAIRLVCIGLIIAGVLGLKFLAKE comes from the coding sequence ATGAATTCAGCTTGGATATATTTGATTGTAGCTGGTTTATGTGAAATAGGCTGGGCCATCGGACTGAAATACACCGAAGGCTTCACGAAGCTTTGGCCTACTATGATCACGGTGATTGTTATGATTCTCAGTTTTGTGCTGCTAGCCCAAGCCATGCGCACCTTACCCGTGGGAACTGCTTATGCTTCCTGGACGGGGATTGGAGCAGTTGGTACGGCCATTTTAGGAATTGTTTTGTTTAACGAACCCAAAGATGCTATTAGGTTGGTCTGTATCGGGTTGATCATTGCAGGGGTGCTTGGTTTGAAGTTTTTAGCGAAAGAATAG
- a CDS encoding UDP-2,3-diacylglucosamine diphosphatase, translated as MITPIEHLPPGKKVYFASDFHLGVPSQQESLAREKKIVRWLDQVKVDAYAIYLVGDIFDFWFEYRHAIPRGFIRLQGKLAEIADSGTPIYLFTGNHDMWMFDYFPKELNIPILRKPVSTKIGKHTFFIGHGDGLGPKDYTYKVLKKVFANPVSQWLFARIHPNMGIGLASFWSRRSRIQNTKLDEVFKGDDEWLVHYCQRVEGRQHHDFYIFGHRHLPLDLPIGERSRYLNLGEWVNYCSYAVYDGQELTLTYFENQPA; from the coding sequence ATGATCACACCGATTGAGCACCTTCCGCCGGGTAAAAAAGTTTATTTCGCTTCGGATTTCCATTTGGGGGTACCTTCTCAACAGGAGAGTCTGGCCCGCGAGAAAAAGATTGTGCGGTGGCTTGATCAGGTGAAAGTAGATGCCTACGCCATTTACCTGGTAGGTGATATTTTTGATTTCTGGTTTGAATACCGCCACGCTATTCCCAGAGGGTTCATCCGGCTGCAAGGTAAACTGGCTGAGATTGCGGACAGCGGCACTCCCATTTACCTTTTCACGGGAAACCATGACATGTGGATGTTCGACTATTTTCCTAAAGAGCTCAACATCCCAATTTTAAGGAAACCTGTCTCCACTAAAATAGGCAAGCACACGTTCTTCATTGGTCACGGAGACGGCTTAGGTCCCAAAGACTACACGTACAAAGTCTTAAAAAAGGTGTTTGCGAACCCGGTAAGCCAATGGTTATTTGCCCGTATACACCCCAACATGGGCATTGGACTGGCTAGTTTCTGGTCACGCCGCAGCCGCATCCAGAACACGAAGTTAGACGAGGTATTTAAAGGCGATGATGAATGGCTGGTACATTACTGCCAACGGGTGGAGGGCCGACAGCACCATGACTTTTATATCTTCGGACACCGTCATTTACCTCTGGATTTACCTATCGGCGAGCGGAGCAGATACCTGAATTTAGGTGAATGGGTCAATTATTGCTCCTATGCCGTATATGATGGTCAGGAACTTACCCTTACGTATTTTGAAAATCAGCCTGCCTAA
- a CDS encoding LutC/YkgG family protein yields MYEAKSKEIVLRKVREALAKSAPFLPPTPDFSTSVYGPLLEDLSVQFAETFIRNSGTFVYCENEEDFFDQLFEFKKERGIENMYVWEPILKKILHAGGINFNGTEEDFISNAQASLTTCEAMVARTGSILVSSANASGRRLSVYPAMHLVVAKLSQLVPDIKQALQYVQGKYGNKLPSMLSLVSGPSRTADIEKTLVMGAHGPKELILFLIDDHTD; encoded by the coding sequence ATGTACGAAGCTAAATCCAAAGAGATTGTGCTCCGCAAGGTAAGAGAGGCGCTGGCTAAGTCAGCGCCTTTTCTGCCTCCTACCCCTGACTTCTCTACCTCTGTCTACGGTCCGCTGCTGGAAGACCTTTCCGTGCAGTTTGCTGAGACCTTTATCAGAAACAGTGGCACCTTTGTGTACTGTGAGAATGAAGAAGATTTCTTTGACCAATTGTTTGAGTTCAAGAAAGAGCGCGGCATAGAGAATATGTACGTGTGGGAACCCATTCTCAAAAAGATCCTGCACGCTGGCGGCATTAACTTCAACGGCACGGAGGAAGATTTCATCAGCAATGCGCAAGCCTCCCTTACCACTTGTGAAGCCATGGTAGCACGTACCGGCAGCATTCTGGTTTCTTCCGCCAACGCCAGCGGCAGACGGCTGTCTGTTTACCCGGCCATGCATTTAGTAGTGGCCAAGCTTTCTCAGTTGGTGCCAGACATTAAACAGGCTTTGCAATATGTGCAGGGCAAATACGGCAACAAACTCCCTTCCATGCTATCTTTGGTCAGCGGTCCCAGCCGTACCGCCGACATTGAGAAAACCTTAGTGATGGGCGCCCACGGTCCCAAAGAACTTATCCTCTTCCTGATTGATGATCACACCGATTGA
- the ftsH gene encoding ATP-dependent zinc metalloprotease FtsH gives MTDKPEKKKKRKIIPTTPPRPTMQIWVLAALVLFIFGLTYYNNLNATVEIRQPRFEEMLMAQDVKKVAVVNNNVAEVTLKEEALKNDKYRSELESRGSFSMNTQGAHYHFPIITAESFKQDLDKLQAEIPREQRVPLEIEKRTGLLELLMGWPFFILLMVGFWFLMRRMANGGAGGQIFNIGKSRAALFDAENKVKITFKDVAGLEEAKEEIQEIVEFLKNPTKFTILGGKIPKGALLVGPPGTGKTLLAKAVAGEADVPFFSLSGSDFVEMFVGVGAARVRDLFKQAKAKAPCIIFIDEIDAIGRSRSRGQMPGGNDERENTLNSLLVEMDGFATDSGVIILAATNRPDILDSALLRPGRFDRQISIDKPDINGRTHIFGVHLGPLTLAGDVDAKKLAAQTPGFAGAEIANVCNEAALIAARRNKKAIEMQDFNDAIDRVIGGLEKKNKIISPQEKKIVAYHEAGHAIAGWFLEHCDPLVKVSIVPRGVAALGYAQYLPKEQFLYNTEQLVDEMCMALGGRAAEQIVFGKISTGALSDLERITKMAYSIVTMYGMNSRIGNLSFYDSKQPDNTFTKPYSETTAETIDSEVRLLVSDAYTRTIQLLTEKRHELELVAQELLEKEIIFQNDLERLVGPRPFEGLTNYQAHTAGTDRSKTQSEVAGENHLTAPTGTQQNLEDTPTAAEPSGAPTSTGEGTTFNS, from the coding sequence GCCCCCGCGCCCTACCATGCAAATCTGGGTTCTGGCGGCTCTTGTGCTTTTCATTTTCGGCCTTACCTACTATAACAACCTGAACGCTACCGTTGAAATCAGACAGCCTCGCTTTGAGGAAATGCTGATGGCACAGGACGTTAAGAAAGTGGCCGTAGTGAATAACAATGTGGCAGAGGTGACTTTGAAAGAGGAAGCCTTGAAAAATGACAAATACAGATCTGAGCTAGAGAGCCGGGGTAGTTTCAGCATGAACACCCAGGGCGCACACTACCACTTCCCCATTATCACTGCTGAGAGCTTTAAGCAAGATTTAGACAAGCTACAGGCTGAAATTCCCCGTGAGCAACGGGTACCTCTTGAGATAGAGAAACGTACTGGCCTGTTAGAGCTTTTGATGGGTTGGCCGTTCTTCATCCTGTTAATGGTAGGTTTCTGGTTCCTGATGCGCCGCATGGCTAACGGGGGAGCGGGTGGACAGATTTTCAACATCGGTAAATCACGTGCTGCCCTATTTGACGCAGAGAACAAGGTGAAGATCACGTTCAAAGACGTGGCGGGTCTGGAAGAAGCAAAAGAAGAGATCCAGGAGATTGTGGAATTCCTGAAGAACCCCACCAAATTTACCATTCTGGGAGGTAAAATCCCGAAGGGTGCGTTATTGGTAGGTCCTCCGGGTACTGGTAAAACGTTATTGGCGAAAGCCGTAGCTGGCGAGGCTGACGTTCCGTTCTTCTCCCTATCAGGTTCAGATTTCGTGGAGATGTTCGTAGGGGTAGGTGCCGCTCGGGTGCGTGACTTGTTTAAGCAAGCAAAAGCCAAAGCCCCTTGTATCATCTTCATTGACGAGATTGACGCCATTGGCCGTTCCCGTAGCCGTGGGCAAATGCCAGGAGGGAACGATGAACGCGAAAACACCCTGAACTCACTTTTAGTGGAGATGGACGGTTTCGCGACGGATTCTGGAGTAATTATCCTGGCTGCTACTAACCGACCTGACATTCTGGATTCCGCGTTATTGCGTCCAGGACGTTTTGATCGCCAGATCAGCATTGACAAACCAGATATCAATGGTCGTACCCACATTTTTGGTGTGCACTTAGGACCCTTGACGTTGGCCGGAGACGTTGACGCGAAGAAATTGGCTGCTCAGACTCCTGGCTTTGCAGGCGCCGAGATTGCGAACGTGTGTAACGAAGCTGCCTTGATTGCCGCCCGCCGGAACAAGAAAGCGATTGAGATGCAGGACTTCAACGATGCCATTGACCGTGTAATTGGTGGTTTGGAGAAGAAAAACAAAATCATCTCTCCGCAGGAAAAGAAAATTGTGGCCTACCACGAAGCCGGCCACGCGATTGCCGGTTGGTTCCTGGAGCACTGTGATCCGTTGGTAAAAGTGAGTATTGTGCCCCGTGGCGTTGCCGCGTTAGGATACGCCCAGTACTTGCCAAAAGAGCAGTTCCTGTATAACACAGAGCAATTAGTAGATGAAATGTGTATGGCTTTAGGTGGCCGTGCTGCTGAGCAAATTGTGTTCGGGAAAATCTCTACCGGTGCGTTGAGTGACCTGGAGCGGATTACAAAAATGGCGTACAGCATTGTGACCATGTATGGTATGAACAGCCGCATTGGTAACCTGTCGTTCTATGACTCTAAGCAGCCAGACAACACGTTTACCAAGCCTTATTCAGAAACTACAGCTGAAACCATTGACTCTGAAGTGAGACTGTTGGTTAGTGATGCGTACACCCGTACCATTCAGTTGCTAACAGAAAAGCGTCACGAGTTAGAGTTGGTAGCGCAGGAGTTATTGGAGAAAGAGATTATTTTCCAGAATGACCTGGAGCGTTTGGTAGGACCAAGACCTTTTGAAGGCTTAACCAACTATCAGGCTCATACAGCTGGAACAGACCGTAGCAAAACGCAAAGCGAAGTAGCTGGTGAGAATCACCTGACTGCTCCTACGGGCACCCAACAGAACCTGGAAGATACCCCTACGGCGGCAGAGCCTAGTGGTGCTCCCACCTCTACCGGAGAAGGCACTACATTCAATTCGTAG